A genomic stretch from Apis cerana isolate GH-2021 linkage group LG9, AcerK_1.0, whole genome shotgun sequence includes:
- the LOC107999024 gene encoding prefoldin subunit 5, whose amino-acid sequence MSEVSMTETPHLQKIDLTTLNLQQLTMLKQQLDQELGVFQDSLQTLKIAQSKFQESGSCLEKISPSLEGNEILVPLTGSMYVVGKLVETDNVLIDIGTGYYAQKKVIDAKDYFDRRVAYVTEQMEKIQQLGLEKSKVRDATVDVIEMKLQNQVPKED is encoded by the exons atgtcagAAGTTTCGATGACAGAAACACcacatttacaaaaaatagatttaacaaCTTTAAATCTTCAACAACTTACAATGTTAAAACAGCAATTAGACCAAGAACTCGGTGTTTTCCAAGATTCATTGCAAACGTTAAAAATTGCTCAAAGTAAGTTTCAAGAATCAGGTTCATGTCTTGAAAAAATTAGTCCATCCTTGGAAg gAAACGAAATTCTTGTGCCATTGACTGGCTCGATGTACGTAGTTGGAAAACTAGTAGAAACTGATAATGTTCTAATTGATATTGGAACTGGTTATTATGctcaaaaaaaagttatagatGCAAAGGATTACTTTGATAGAAGAGTAGCTTATGTTACCGaacaaatggaaaaaattcaacaattgGGCCTTGAAAAAAGTAAAGTTAGAGATGCAACTGTGGATGTGATAGAAATGAAACTTCAAAATCAAGTGCCGAAAGAAGATTAA
- the LOC107999022 gene encoding uncharacterized protein LOC107999022 isoform X2: MCVRGLKNVSIDIPLAVADGTTVNMSCGYDLESDTLYTVKWYYKRFEFFRYIPKEMPPTSAFGELGNKVLLNQSDAHRVVLRDLQPSHTGKYRCEVSGDSPSFTTITVAAYLYVANLPKGDPQIRAEKIRYAVGDTVRANCTVPSGNPPANVTWTVNGVQVNSSFMMNITDKFGDNQQLMTIAGLDFETIQDSFNNGRLHIVCNANVFHLYKKQADVILIEERPRLASVLGTRESSYIGHASTQFTQTSFGKWFIASTALLLRHFR; this comes from the exons GTGTGCGAGGACTTAAGAATGTATCCATCGATATTCCATTGGCCGTAGCAGATGGCACCACCGTCAATATGAGTTGCGGATACGATCTAGAATCAGATACTTTGTACACAGTGAAATGGTACTACAAacgttttgaattttttcgatacATTCCTAAAGAAATGCCACCTACAAGTGCTTTTGGAGAATTGGGTAACAAAGTTCTC TTAAATCAAAGTGATGCTCATCGCGTAGTTTTAAGGGATTTGCAACCAAGCCACACTGGAAAATATCGCTGCGAAGTTTCTGGCGATTCTCCATCGTTTACTACTATAACGGTCGCCGCTTACTTATATGTTGCTA ATTTACCAAAAGGGGATCCTCAAATTAGAGCAGAAAAGATACGCTACGCGGTAGGAGACACGGTGCGTGCAAATTGCACCGTTCCTTCGGGAAATCCTCCGGCGAATGTGACATGGACTGTGAATGGAGTACAG gtAAATTCCAGCTTCATGATGAATATTACGGACAAGTTTGGTGACAATCAGCAATTGATGACTATCGCAGGATTGGACTTCGAGACTATACAAGATAGCTTTAACAACGGAAGATTACATATTGTTTGCAATGCTAACGTCTTTCATTTGTACAAAAAACAAGCCGATGTTATTTTGATCGAGGAACGGCCACGTCTGGCATCAGTATTAGGAACCCGAGAATCTTCTTATATTG gacATGCATCAACGCAATTCACACAAACTTCATTTGGAAAATGGTTTATTGCCTCAACTGCTCTGTTACTACGCCACTTCAGATAA
- the LOC107999022 gene encoding uncharacterized protein LOC107999022 isoform X1: MRSDTRYREARSSLLASLFVVLAVFVIGVRGLKNVSIDIPLAVADGTTVNMSCGYDLESDTLYTVKWYYKRFEFFRYIPKEMPPTSAFGELGNKVLLNQSDAHRVVLRDLQPSHTGKYRCEVSGDSPSFTTITVAAYLYVANLPKGDPQIRAEKIRYAVGDTVRANCTVPSGNPPANVTWTVNGVQVNSSFMMNITDKFGDNQQLMTIAGLDFETIQDSFNNGRLHIVCNANVFHLYKKQADVILIEERPRLASVLGTRESSYIGHASTQFTQTSFGKWFIASTALLLRHFR, translated from the exons GTGTGCGAGGACTTAAGAATGTATCCATCGATATTCCATTGGCCGTAGCAGATGGCACCACCGTCAATATGAGTTGCGGATACGATCTAGAATCAGATACTTTGTACACAGTGAAATGGTACTACAAacgttttgaattttttcgatacATTCCTAAAGAAATGCCACCTACAAGTGCTTTTGGAGAATTGGGTAACAAAGTTCTC TTAAATCAAAGTGATGCTCATCGCGTAGTTTTAAGGGATTTGCAACCAAGCCACACTGGAAAATATCGCTGCGAAGTTTCTGGCGATTCTCCATCGTTTACTACTATAACGGTCGCCGCTTACTTATATGTTGCTA ATTTACCAAAAGGGGATCCTCAAATTAGAGCAGAAAAGATACGCTACGCGGTAGGAGACACGGTGCGTGCAAATTGCACCGTTCCTTCGGGAAATCCTCCGGCGAATGTGACATGGACTGTGAATGGAGTACAG gtAAATTCCAGCTTCATGATGAATATTACGGACAAGTTTGGTGACAATCAGCAATTGATGACTATCGCAGGATTGGACTTCGAGACTATACAAGATAGCTTTAACAACGGAAGATTACATATTGTTTGCAATGCTAACGTCTTTCATTTGTACAAAAAACAAGCCGATGTTATTTTGATCGAGGAACGGCCACGTCTGGCATCAGTATTAGGAACCCGAGAATCTTCTTATATTG gacATGCATCAACGCAATTCACACAAACTTCATTTGGAAAATGGTTTATTGCCTCAACTGCTCTGTTACTACGCCACTTCAGATAA